The Pirellulales bacterium genome contains the following window.
GTGCAAGCGCAGCGTCAGAAGCCCGACGAGATAGCTATACTGCAACACGCGACGCGGTAACTTCGTAGTGGTCATCACCTCCTGCTACGAAGTCTCGCCAGCTAGCGGATTAAGCTGGCGGAAGAGGATTTCTACAGAGCAAGTCAGTGTCGATTCCAGCCCTGAAGCCACGGCAATTACCGCGGACGTAATTACTTGGCGTCGGCCTGGCGGCAATAGGCAACCTTGTCGGCCGTGTTGGTCGGCAATTTGCCGCCGGCACTCTTCGCAGCCGCCGGCGGAGTTGGTGCGACAATAGCCGCTGCCGGTTCTGCGACGGCTGCTTCTTCCACGACGGGGGCAGGCGACGCTTTTGCAGGTGCTGGCTTGGCGACGGTGGGAGCTGCTGCCTGCGGTGCGGCTTTGCCGCGCGCGGCGGCCAAGATATCGGCCGTCGATAGTTTCTGCCCCCCAGCCGGAGTCGCCGCACTGGCGGCCGGCTTTGCCGCAGCGGGAGCGGGCTTTGCCGGAGCGGTTGCAGTGCCGCCCGCCTCTTTAGCAGCCCGGGCGGCAGCCAAAATATCCGCGGTACTCATTTTTTTTGCACCCGCAGATTCCGGCGGAGCGGGTTTCGCGGCCGCCGGTGCAGCGCCCGCTTTGGCGCGGGCCGCGGCCAGGATATCCGCTGTCGATTGCTTGCCCGCCGCAGCCGGGGCGGTGGCCGGTTTGGCTGCGCTGGCAGGCGCCTTGGCCACAGCGGGCTTTGCTGCTGCGGCCGGTTTGGCCTCTTTAGCTTCGGCCGCCTTGGGGACCGGCTTGTCGACGATCTTCAGGAAGTCGATGCCAATGTCGTACCAACCGATATTGTTGAGGCCGTCAAACTCGACCAGCGCGCGACCGCTCATATTGACGGTTTTGATAATGCCCGTCAGGCCATGAAAGCGAGCCAGTTCGGGGCGGCCGATGTCTGCCACCACATATTTGTCGGTATATTCGCGCTTGAGCTTGTCGATCGCTTCAAAGTCCATCGCAGGCATAGTCATCTCGCCGCAGAAAAGTGGCTGGGTCGCACCGGCGAACAGGCATTCGCCCAAGGAAAACCCGCGAAAACAAGCATTCTGGCGAATCCGAGGCGTGAAATCAAGGCGGGGGCAGGGCCGGAGTTCCACGAATCCAGTATCGCCAGCGAATTGTCTGCGGCCAAACGTCGGTCTGGGTAATCAGTGGCTCGACAACGAGTCGGCAGTCGGCCTTGTCGAACCGCAGACGTGTCGTCCCCGGATCACAATTCAGCAAAATGCCAGGAGTCAATTCGATACTGGTCTCATCCAGGGCCCCGCTCCCGAGGAGGCAAGCGTATTCGCTTCCCAAATAGGCGGGCATCGCATTGATCCGTGCAGCCACGTCGAACCGTGCCGTGCCATCGTTACAGAGTTCGATCGATGCCGACCAATGACTTTTGCCGGCTGCGCCCACGGCCATCAGCACGGTTGCCCTGTCCCGCTTTTCATCGTGCCAATCCTTCAGTGGCGGGCTCGCTGGCCATTCGGCTGGTTCGTCCCGTGCCGACTCGGGCTCGATGGATTCAAGAACTGCGCAGTACTGCGCATCGATCTTGCAATATATGCTGTGGCTGTAGCGGTCTCCGTGGCGTTGGCGGTGGAAACGCATGGCATCACCAACGTCGACATCCGACGGGGGGGCCATTAAGAGCCTTCTCGATCCGCTTCGATCGGTTGCCCAGCCCGCAGGCGAAGAAACGCGTCGAGGAAGCCCTGGATATTGCCATCCATCACGCTTTGAAAACTTCCCACGGCGAAGCCGGTGCGGGCGTCTTTAACGCGTTGATCCGGATGTAGGAAATAATTGCGGATCTGGCTGCCAAAGCCGGTTTTAGCCTGCTTTTCGTATTTGGCTGCTTGCTCGGCCTCGCGTTTCTCTTCCTCGAGCCGTGTGAGCCGGGCGCGCAGCATCTTCTGCGCGAGCGCACGGTTCTTGTGTTGGCTGCGCTCTTGCTGACATTGCACGACGACGCCCGTTGGCAGGTGTGTCAATCGGATAGCGCTCGACGTTTTGTTGACGTGCTGACCGCCGGCACCGCTGGCGCGAAACACGTCCTCGCGAACTTCGTCGTAGTTGATCTCGATTTCGGCCGACTCGGGCACCTCTGGCGAGACGTCGACCGCGGCAAAGCTGGTTTGCCGCTTTCCTTCGGCGTTGAACGGACTGATGCGCACTAGGCGGTGCATGCCCGTCTCTCCCTTCAGGTAGCCGTAAGCCATCGGTCCGCGAATGATGACCGAAGCGCTATTGATGCCAGCCTGCTCATTGTCCTGCCGGTCCAACAGTTCGACTTCGTAACCTTGCTCGGCGGCCCAGTGCAGGTACATGCGCAGCATCATCTCGGCCCAATCGTTGGCGTCGGTGCCGCCATCGCGGGCATTGATCGACAGAATCGCGGCGTTCGCGTCGTGGGGACTGTTGAGCAGAGCCTTTAGCTCCAGGTCGGCCAGTGTCGCTTCCAGCCGGTCTAGCTCCGGCCCGATCTCGGCCGCTAGCGA
Protein-coding sequences here:
- the prfB gene encoding peptide chain release factor 2 (programmed frameshift), producing MSRELDDRAKAIRQRVTQLRDSLDYDIKQQRVAAIEAQMSEPGFWDKPEAAQATVAELKSLSSIAKPLRELVKSAADLDVMLELGAEDESLAAEIGPELDRLEATLADLELKALLNSPHDANAAILSINARDGGTDANDWAEMMLRMYLHWAAEQGYEVELLDRQDNEQAGINSASVIIRGPMAYGYLKGETGMHRLVRISPFNAEGKRQTSFAAVDVSPEVPESAEIEINYDEVREDVFRASGAGGQHVNKTSSAIRLTHLPTGVVVQCQQERSQHKNRALAQKMLRARLTRLEEEKREAEQAAKYEKQAKTGFGSQIRNYFLHPDQRVKDARTGFAVGSFQSVMDGNIQGFLDAFLRLRAGQPIEADREGS